Proteins from a single region of Strix aluco isolate bStrAlu1 chromosome 18, bStrAlu1.hap1, whole genome shotgun sequence:
- the GPN3 gene encoding GPN-loop GTPase 3 isoform X1 has translation MPRYAQLVMGPAGSGKSTYCSTMVQHCEALGRAVQVVNLDPAAELFSYPVMADIRELIEVDDVMEDESLRFGPNGGLVFCMEYFANNFNWLEESLGHVEDDYILFDCPGQIELYTHLPVMKQLVEQLQQWEFRVCGVFLVDSQFMVESFKFISGILAALSAMISLEIPQINIMTKMDLLSKKAKKEIEKYLDPDMYSMIEDSTNILKSKMFKKLTKSICGLIDDYGMVRFLPFDRSDEESINIVLQHIDFTIQYGEDLEFKEPKECEEDKSALVDEYFQDHVDE, from the exons atgCCGCGGTACGCGCAGCTGGTGATGGGCCCGGCGGGCAGCGGGAAG AGCACGTACTGCTCCACCATGGTGCAGCACTGCGAGGCGCTGGGCCGCGCCGTGCAGGTGGTCAACCTGGACCCGGCGGCGGAGCTCTTCAGCTACCCCGTCATGGCAG ACATCCGTGAGTTAATAGAAGTGGACGACGTCATGGAAGATGAGTCGTTAAGGTTTGGTCCCAATGGCGGCCTGGTGTTTTGCATGGAATACTTTGCCAATAACTTTAACTGGCTAGAGGAAAGCCTTGGGCATGTGGAGGATGACTATATATTGTTTGATTGCCCAG GTCAGATCGAACTCTATACACATCTGCCAGTGATGAAACAGCTGGTGGAGCAGCTTCAGCAGTGGGAATTCCGCGTCTGTGGAGTTTTTCTTGTGGATTCTCAGTTTATGGTGGAATCTTTCAAG TTTATCTCTGGAATTCTGGCTGCACTCAGTGCAATGATATCTTTAGAGATTCCACAGATTAACATTATGACCAAAATGGATTTGCTGAGCAAGAAAGCcaagaaggaaatagaaaa GTACTTGGATCCAGATATGTATTCTATGATTGAAGATTCTACAAATatattgaaaagcaaaatgtttaaaaaactgaCTAAATCTATATGTGGATTG ATTGATGACTACGGTATGGTTCGATTTCTACCTTTTGATCGCTCTGATGAGGAAAGTATAAACATAGTTCTGCAGCACATAGACTTTACCATTCAGTATGGAGAAGATCTTGAATTTAAAGAACCAAAG GAATGTGAAGAAGATAAATCTGCTCTTGTGGATGAATACTTTCAAGATCATGTGGATGAGTAA
- the ARPC3 gene encoding actin-related protein 2/3 complex subunit 3: protein MPAYHSTLMDSDTKLVGNMALLPIRSQFKGPAPRETKDTDIIDEAIYYFKANVFFKNYEIKNEADRTLIYVTLYISECLKKLQKCNSKGQGEKEMYTLGITNFPIPGEPGFPLNAIYAKPANKQEEEVMRAYLQQLRQETGLRLCEKVFDPQSDKPSKWWICFVKRQFMNKSLSGPGQ from the exons ATGCCG GCCTACCACTCAACTTTAATGGACTCTGACACCAAGCTAGTTGGGAACATGGCGCTGTTACCCATCAGAAGCCAGTTCAAAGGCCCAGCACCTCGGGAAA cTAAGGACACAGATATTATAGACGAAGCCATCTACTACTTCAAAGctaatgttttcttcaaaaattatgaaattaag AATGAGGCTGACAGAACGCTGATCTATGTAACCCTCTACATTTCTGAGTGCTTGAAAAAGCTGCAAAAG TGTAACTCCAAAGGccaaggagagaaagaaatgtacACACTAGGAATCACTAACTTCCCAATCCCCGGGGAGCCTGGCTTTCCACTTAATGCCATTTACGCCAAACCTGCCAACAAGCAGGAGGAAG AGGTGATGAGGGCCTACCTGCAGCAGCTGAGGCAAGAAACTGGTCTTCGCCTTTGTGAAAAAGTATTTGATCCTCAAAGTGACAAGCCTAGTAAG TGGTGGATCTGCTTTGTGAAGAGACAGTTCATGAACAAGAGTCTGTCAGGTCCTGGGCAGTGA
- the DENR gene encoding density-regulated protein, which produces MATDVAEPVVPDCRGDVRSGARSDADYPLRVLYCGVCSLPTEYCEYMPDVTKCRQWLEKNFPDEFAKLTVENSPKQEAGVGEGQGNAGEEEEKKKQKRGGRGQIKQKKKTVPQKVTIAKIPRAKKKYVTRVCGLATFEIDLKEAQRFFAQKFSCGASVTGEDEIIIQGDFTDDIIDVIQEKWPEVDDDSIEDLGEVKK; this is translated from the exons ATGGCCACAGATGTCGCTGAGCCTGTGGTCCCTGACTGCAGAGGAGACGTAAGGAGCGGTGCCAGGTCAGATGCTGACTATCCTCTTCGGGTTCTCTACTGCGGAG TCTGTTCGTTACCAACAGAG TACTGCGAATACATGCCTGATGTGACTAAATGCAGACAATGGTTAGAAAAGAATTTTCCAGATGAGTTTGCAAAACTTACAGTAG AAAATTCACCTAAACAGGAAGCTGGGGTTGGAGAAGGCCAAGGAAATgcaggagaagaagaagagaagaagaagcaAAAGAGAG GTGGAAGAGGtcagataaaacagaaaaagaagactgTACCACAGAAAGTTACAATAGCTAAAATTCCtagagcaaagaaaaaatatgtcaCAAGAGTATGTGGCCTTGCAACGTTTG AAATTGATCTTAAGGAAGCACAAAGGTTCTTTGCTCAGAAATTTTCCTGCGGTGCCTCAGTAACAGGAGAAGACGAAATCATCATTCAGGGGGATTTTACGGATGACATTATCGATGTAATCCAGGAGAAGTGGCCTGAG gTGGATGATGATAGCATTGAAGATCTTGGAGAAGTCAAGAAGTGA
- the GPN3 gene encoding GPN-loop GTPase 3 isoform X2 → MVQHCEALGRAVQVVNLDPAAELFSYPVMADIRELIEVDDVMEDESLRFGPNGGLVFCMEYFANNFNWLEESLGHVEDDYILFDCPGQIELYTHLPVMKQLVEQLQQWEFRVCGVFLVDSQFMVESFKFISGILAALSAMISLEIPQINIMTKMDLLSKKAKKEIEKYLDPDMYSMIEDSTNILKSKMFKKLTKSICGLIDDYGMVRFLPFDRSDEESINIVLQHIDFTIQYGEDLEFKEPKECEEDKSALVDEYFQDHVDE, encoded by the exons ATGGTGCAGCACTGCGAGGCGCTGGGCCGCGCCGTGCAGGTGGTCAACCTGGACCCGGCGGCGGAGCTCTTCAGCTACCCCGTCATGGCAG ACATCCGTGAGTTAATAGAAGTGGACGACGTCATGGAAGATGAGTCGTTAAGGTTTGGTCCCAATGGCGGCCTGGTGTTTTGCATGGAATACTTTGCCAATAACTTTAACTGGCTAGAGGAAAGCCTTGGGCATGTGGAGGATGACTATATATTGTTTGATTGCCCAG GTCAGATCGAACTCTATACACATCTGCCAGTGATGAAACAGCTGGTGGAGCAGCTTCAGCAGTGGGAATTCCGCGTCTGTGGAGTTTTTCTTGTGGATTCTCAGTTTATGGTGGAATCTTTCAAG TTTATCTCTGGAATTCTGGCTGCACTCAGTGCAATGATATCTTTAGAGATTCCACAGATTAACATTATGACCAAAATGGATTTGCTGAGCAAGAAAGCcaagaaggaaatagaaaa GTACTTGGATCCAGATATGTATTCTATGATTGAAGATTCTACAAATatattgaaaagcaaaatgtttaaaaaactgaCTAAATCTATATGTGGATTG ATTGATGACTACGGTATGGTTCGATTTCTACCTTTTGATCGCTCTGATGAGGAAAGTATAAACATAGTTCTGCAGCACATAGACTTTACCATTCAGTATGGAGAAGATCTTGAATTTAAAGAACCAAAG GAATGTGAAGAAGATAAATCTGCTCTTGTGGATGAATACTTTCAAGATCATGTGGATGAGTAA